In one Kosmotoga arenicorallina S304 genomic region, the following are encoded:
- a CDS encoding histidine phosphatase family protein, translated as MKVHLVRHGTSEWNLIGKWQGNADIPLSEQGMYQAELVAEELLNIAPNASLLFCSDLERARETAERIGEKFNLSPIIREDLRECNFSLWNGLTYEEVIENYEREFILWSSDPYAKIEGIESLSQLERRALRAFDEICEISRLKNSREIVIVGHGLWFRVLLCSLLGMPLVNHKQLELENTSITTLEKHERRGWILSSLNYHHHLSVVKGGERNKD; from the coding sequence ATGAAAGTGCATCTTGTAAGGCACGGAACCTCTGAATGGAATCTGATTGGAAAATGGCAGGGTAATGCTGATATACCGCTAAGCGAACAGGGTATGTATCAGGCTGAACTGGTTGCTGAAGAACTTCTTAATATTGCACCGAATGCATCGCTCCTTTTTTGCAGCGACCTTGAAAGAGCCCGGGAAACTGCCGAAAGAATTGGTGAAAAATTTAATCTGTCCCCTATAATCAGGGAAGATTTAAGGGAATGCAACTTCAGCCTTTGGAACGGGCTTACCTATGAAGAAGTGATCGAAAACTACGAAAGGGAGTTCATTCTCTGGAGCTCTGATCCATATGCAAAGATAGAAGGAATCGAATCGCTATCACAGCTTGAAAGGAGGGCCTTAAGGGCTTTCGATGAAATTTGTGAAATTTCAAGATTAAAAAATTCCCGGGAAATAGTCATTGTGGGTCATGGCCTGTGGTTTAGAGTGCTTTTGTGCTCTTTGCTTGGCATGCCTTTGGTAAATCATAAACAGCTGGAATTAGAGAACACTTCTATAACGACTCTTGAAAAGCACGAGCGCCGCGGCTGGATACTCAGCTCATTGAATTATCATCATCATCTTTCAGTGGTAAAAGGGGGAGAGCGCAATAAAGATTGA
- a CDS encoding RluA family pseudouridine synthase, whose protein sequence is MVTNRENGWRLDRFVTEIVPNWVSRSAIQRHIKEGKVLVNGSMKKPSYKVKAGEHITFEVPDKPAEAEAQPENIPLNIIYEDKDIIVVNKPAGMIVHPVHNKKSGTLVNALLNHCEDLQGIGGVMRPGIVHRLDKETSGIIIVAKNDMAHNSLSLQFKARSTEKTYIAIARGRTPAQGQIVLPLGRHPVNRLKMTVLFDGKEATTNYRTLRHFSKIASVVLVKPKTGRTHQIRVHMKEIGHPLLGDKLYGKAHQDEALGVYRHMLHALKLCFNHPRTGKRMSFVARIPEDMARVIKNLYFLEDRES, encoded by the coding sequence ATGGTAACGAATCGTGAAAATGGCTGGAGGCTTGATAGGTTTGTAACTGAAATTGTGCCGAACTGGGTTTCCCGTTCTGCCATACAAAGGCACATAAAAGAGGGGAAAGTGCTCGTAAATGGTTCCATGAAGAAACCCAGCTACAAGGTCAAAGCAGGCGAGCATATTACTTTTGAAGTACCAGACAAGCCTGCTGAAGCAGAGGCTCAACCTGAAAACATTCCATTGAACATAATCTATGAAGATAAAGACATCATTGTGGTGAACAAGCCAGCGGGAATGATAGTTCACCCTGTTCACAACAAAAAAAGTGGTACTCTGGTAAATGCGCTCCTAAACCATTGCGAAGACCTTCAGGGTATAGGCGGCGTGATGCGCCCGGGGATCGTCCATAGGCTTGACAAAGAAACCAGCGGAATAATCATAGTTGCAAAGAACGACATGGCTCATAACTCTCTATCCCTTCAATTTAAAGCCAGAAGCACAGAAAAAACCTACATTGCAATTGCAAGGGGCAGAACACCCGCACAGGGGCAGATAGTACTGCCTCTTGGAAGGCATCCTGTTAACCGGCTAAAAATGACAGTTCTCTTTGACGGAAAAGAGGCAACGACCAACTATCGAACATTAAGGCATTTTTCAAAGATTGCTTCAGTTGTCTTGGTCAAACCAAAGACGGGGCGAACCCATCAGATAAGGGTTCATATGAAAGAAATTGGCCACCCGCTACTTGGCGATAAATTGTATGGCAAGGCACATCAAGATGAAGCCCTCGGTGTATATCGTCACATGCTCCATGCGTTGAAATTGTGCTTCAACCACCCCCGAACAGGGAAGAGGATGTCCTTTGTGGCGCGGATCCCTGAAGATATGGCAAGAGTTATAAAAAATTTATACTTTCTTGAGGATCGTGAATCATGA
- the lspA gene encoding signal peptidase II, giving the protein MIVIYSDIRFGDRMIVTIGFVITLMIDQITKAVAESNLQYLVRVDLIGRILGLRYVHNKGVSFGLLSKLGVYNIAIITSTIILLLLFIGNRFKDKLTSKEKFIFGIILGGALGNLIDRLRLGYVVDFIELPYWPIFNVADSCIVVGTALLLLLFYRREKLRAGRSNGNES; this is encoded by the coding sequence TTGATTGTTATTTATTCGGATATAAGGTTCGGTGATAGAATGATAGTTACTATTGGTTTTGTGATTACTCTGATGATTGACCAAATAACCAAGGCGGTTGCTGAAAGCAACCTGCAATATCTGGTGAGGGTAGATTTGATTGGCAGAATTCTGGGCTTGCGTTATGTTCACAATAAAGGGGTATCCTTCGGGCTTTTGAGCAAATTGGGTGTTTATAATATTGCGATCATTACATCAACAATAATACTTTTGCTACTTTTTATAGGCAATCGTTTCAAAGATAAGCTCACTTCAAAGGAGAAGTTTATCTTCGGAATAATTCTGGGAGGGGCTCTGGGAAATCTAATTGACCGCTTGAGGCTTGGTTATGTGGTAGACTTCATCGAGCTACCCTACTGGCCGATATTCAATGTTGCAGATAGCTGCATAGTTGTAGGCACTGCCCTCTTACTACTCCTATTCTATCGGAGGGAAAAGTTGCGTGCTGGAAGAAGTAATGGTAACGAATCGTGA
- a CDS encoding YebC/PmpR family DNA-binding transcriptional regulator, producing the protein MSGHNKWANIKHRKAAQDAKRSKIFTKIIRELMVAAREGGTDPVTNAALRAAMDKAKAANMPKDTMEKAIKKGAGELEGQSFVEAMYEGYAPGGVAMLIRALTDNKNRTAQEIRHILSKHGGNMAESGSVAWMFERKGVISIPKSEISDMDEFQLLVIDAGAEDIKDEDDPVQIITLPEQVSDVKGVLEENGYSVSYELTYIPKNTVAVSGADAEKLLKLLNLLEDSDDVQEVYANFEMDDSEMEAIMEKLG; encoded by the coding sequence ATGTCCGGTCATAATAAGTGGGCCAATATTAAGCACAGAAAGGCCGCCCAGGACGCGAAAAGATCCAAAATATTCACCAAAATCATCAGAGAGCTTATGGTTGCTGCGAGAGAAGGCGGCACAGATCCCGTTACCAATGCTGCTTTAAGGGCTGCTATGGATAAAGCCAAAGCTGCCAATATGCCTAAAGATACCATGGAAAAAGCAATCAAGAAAGGCGCCGGTGAACTTGAAGGCCAATCTTTTGTCGAAGCCATGTATGAAGGTTACGCACCCGGTGGAGTTGCTATGTTGATAAGAGCACTCACCGACAATAAGAATAGAACCGCTCAGGAAATTAGACACATCCTCTCCAAACATGGCGGAAACATGGCGGAAAGCGGAAGCGTTGCCTGGATGTTTGAAAGGAAAGGTGTAATTAGCATACCTAAATCCGAAATCTCTGATATGGACGAGTTTCAGCTCCTCGTTATCGATGCCGGTGCCGAAGATATAAAAGATGAAGATGATCCTGTTCAAATAATTACGTTGCCCGAGCAAGTTTCTGACGTCAAGGGCGTCCTCGAAGAAAACGGATACAGTGTTTCTTATGAATTGACTTATATCCCGAAAAACACCGTTGCTGTTTCAGGCGCTGACGCTGAAAAGCTACTAAAACTGCTGAACCTGCTTGAAGATAGCGATGATGTTCAGGAGGTTTATGCCAACTTCGAAATGGATGACTCTGAAATGGAAGCAATAATGGAAAAGCTTGGATGA
- a CDS encoding TIGR03936 family radical SAM-associated protein, translating into MAEYILRFGRGGLLRFLSQQETSTAIERMLRRAKIPVAYSQGFHPHPKISYSPAVPTGVASSALYLKLTTFEEDNNIFEKIKRHSVFTLRILGVWKITEGFDLQELVEKYHYFLYLPKKGFNPNKFSPDIPVQKHGRKKIKTFKANETYEGFEFSEMNDYFVVKYFQPVSKQVSYQELLKILSISNEVSENYVYVYVRDAVFQGKYLSEILNNIGGKENVRS; encoded by the coding sequence TTGGCAGAATACATTCTTCGATTTGGTAGAGGCGGATTGCTCAGGTTTTTATCGCAACAGGAAACAAGCACAGCAATTGAGAGAATGCTCAGGCGCGCGAAAATTCCTGTTGCTTATTCCCAGGGCTTTCACCCTCATCCTAAAATCTCTTATTCACCAGCCGTACCAACAGGCGTAGCAAGCTCCGCTCTATACCTTAAACTGACTACTTTCGAAGAGGATAACAATATATTCGAAAAAATCAAGCGTCACTCGGTTTTTACCCTGCGCATTCTTGGTGTCTGGAAGATAACGGAAGGTTTCGATTTGCAGGAACTTGTTGAGAAATACCATTATTTTTTGTATCTTCCGAAGAAAGGATTTAATCCAAACAAATTCTCCCCGGATATCCCGGTGCAAAAACACGGAAGGAAAAAAATCAAAACCTTTAAAGCAAACGAGACCTATGAAGGCTTTGAATTTTCTGAAATGAATGACTACTTTGTGGTAAAATATTTTCAGCCAGTATCAAAGCAGGTTTCTTATCAAGAATTGCTAAAAATCCTTTCTATTTCTAACGAAGTTTCAGAAAATTATGTTTATGTATATGTAAGAGATGCCGTATTTCAAGGCAAATATTTGAGTGAAATTCTTAACAATATAGGAGGGAAAGAAAATGTCCGGTCATAA
- a CDS encoding metallophosphoesterase, translated as MWMVISDTHDNMENTRKAIELAKSRNVDTIFHCGDIVSPFTAKLFKVFNGKIFVVSGNNDGEKVMLKEILGDTFFTSPTVIIHQEKRIALMHEPFGLERLTDLDYIFYGHTHVIDIRPGDVFIANPGEACGYLSGKGTCILLNELTNGFEILEL; from the coding sequence ATGTGGATGGTAATTTCTGACACCCATGACAACATGGAAAACACAAGAAAAGCTATTGAATTGGCAAAAAGTAGAAATGTCGATACAATATTTCATTGCGGCGATATTGTATCTCCTTTTACCGCAAAACTCTTTAAGGTTTTTAATGGAAAAATTTTCGTGGTATCTGGAAACAACGACGGTGAGAAAGTCATGCTCAAGGAAATTCTTGGCGACACGTTTTTTACAAGCCCTACGGTCATAATTCATCAGGAAAAAAGGATTGCGCTTATGCATGAACCTTTTGGTCTTGAAAGACTTACCGATCTGGACTATATTTTCTATGGACATACACATGTAATTGACATAAGGCCAGGGGATGTTTTTATTGCAAATCCCGGCGAGGCGTGCGGTTATCTTTCAGGAAAAGGGACATGTATTCTGTTAAATGAACTAACAAATGGTTTCGAAATACTGGAATTATAA
- the tig gene encoding trigger factor yields MEKKTVNQELNVEVLELVFTPDEVESAESEAVKYVNANYSIRGFRKGKAPKSIIISYLGDSFDEIVFDELGKAVEEELKKEELFIPAIIVERKRTEDGGVTFVIELHREPEAEIKDYKGLELSIPKREEVLVNYVDNKLEELRNENAIIEPKEGPAEIGDVAEIEYTIVKNGKVIADKKTQEVHILEEDDRPIVTNIIGKKKGDVVEFERTFENSDNVYNYTVEVKEVFKRTLMEINDEFARSVAGEVETLEELKKKIEKEGIEAFDNWKKDFLRQQAFDKIIDFIDVKVSDKTIDYFVLKSIENLIKEKKYDSYLKQAGSEENLKNQIKESIINELKRERFIAEIAKENGIEVSEEEVLKNAEELAPYWGISVERAREIIKSREDLREDIAANLRKNKVMDLIIESATIKEIDAGESAEEGGEKAETPDTSDSAGESKESAEEKEEKQEE; encoded by the coding sequence GTGGAAAAGAAGACTGTGAACCAAGAACTCAATGTTGAGGTTCTTGAACTGGTATTTACTCCCGATGAAGTTGAAAGTGCTGAGAGCGAAGCGGTTAAGTATGTTAACGCCAATTATTCGATACGCGGCTTTAGAAAGGGTAAAGCCCCAAAAAGCATTATCATCTCTTACCTTGGTGATAGTTTTGACGAAATTGTTTTTGACGAACTTGGAAAAGCTGTGGAAGAAGAGCTAAAGAAAGAAGAGCTTTTCATTCCTGCTATTATAGTGGAGAGAAAGAGAACCGAAGATGGCGGTGTAACCTTTGTGATAGAACTTCACAGGGAGCCCGAAGCCGAGATAAAGGATTACAAAGGATTAGAGCTTTCTATACCGAAAAGAGAAGAGGTACTGGTCAACTACGTCGACAACAAACTGGAAGAGCTCAGGAATGAAAATGCCATTATTGAACCAAAAGAAGGACCGGCTGAAATTGGCGATGTGGCGGAAATCGAGTACACAATAGTGAAAAATGGCAAAGTAATTGCGGATAAGAAAACTCAGGAAGTGCACATTCTGGAAGAGGACGACAGGCCCATTGTTACTAACATAATCGGGAAGAAAAAAGGCGATGTTGTTGAATTCGAACGAACCTTCGAAAATTCTGATAATGTTTATAACTACACCGTTGAAGTAAAGGAAGTTTTCAAACGCACTCTCATGGAAATCAACGATGAATTCGCCAGATCGGTTGCCGGTGAAGTGGAAACACTGGAAGAACTCAAGAAAAAAATAGAGAAAGAAGGTATTGAGGCCTTTGACAACTGGAAAAAGGACTTCCTCAGGCAGCAAGCTTTTGATAAAATTATCGACTTCATTGATGTTAAAGTCTCAGATAAAACAATAGATTATTTTGTGCTTAAATCCATTGAAAACCTCATAAAAGAAAAGAAATACGACAGCTATTTGAAGCAGGCAGGCAGCGAGGAGAATCTCAAGAACCAGATCAAAGAGAGTATCATTAACGAGCTCAAGAGAGAACGCTTCATAGCTGAAATTGCAAAGGAAAACGGCATAGAAGTTTCAGAAGAAGAGGTATTGAAAAATGCAGAAGAGCTGGCTCCATACTGGGGAATTTCTGTGGAAAGGGCAAGGGAAATAATAAAATCCCGAGAAGATCTTCGCGAGGACATTGCGGCAAATCTGCGAAAGAACAAAGTCATGGATCTGATTATCGAATCCGCAACCATTAAAGAAATAGATGCCGGCGAATCCGCGGAAGAAGGTGGAGAAAAGGCCGAAACACCCGATACTTCTGATTCTGCTGGCGAATCAAAAGAGAGCGCTGAAGAAAAAGAAGAAAAACAGGAGGAATAG